A single genomic interval of Microbulbifer variabilis harbors:
- a CDS encoding dienelactone hydrolase family protein encodes MKTEVIEYAVDGKSYSGYLAWDDTTQKKRPGVMLVHEWWGHNAFVREQAERLAGQGYCAFAVDMFGSGKQTDDPAEAQHYRDEALENPVSLEACFRTALTLLQQHKVVEETQVAAQGYCFGGGVALTMARLGVELRGVVSYHGALASEVRTKKGGVQAELLVYTGGADSMIPPQQVGAFVAEMQEAEAKFTLVSYPGVLHGFTNPVATERGQKFGLPLAYNQEAAQDAWLGTLDFYRKIFQ; translated from the coding sequence ATGAAAACCGAAGTGATCGAATATGCGGTAGATGGCAAGTCCTATAGCGGCTATCTCGCCTGGGACGACACAACTCAAAAAAAACGTCCCGGCGTTATGCTGGTTCACGAATGGTGGGGTCACAATGCCTTTGTACGCGAGCAGGCGGAAAGGCTCGCCGGACAGGGTTACTGTGCTTTTGCGGTGGATATGTTTGGTAGTGGTAAGCAAACTGATGATCCCGCTGAAGCCCAGCACTATCGCGATGAGGCACTTGAGAATCCTGTATCCCTCGAGGCATGTTTCCGCACCGCCCTCACCCTGCTTCAACAGCATAAAGTTGTCGAGGAAACTCAAGTCGCTGCTCAGGGCTATTGCTTTGGTGGTGGCGTAGCCTTGACCATGGCACGCCTCGGTGTGGAACTTCGTGGCGTGGTCAGCTACCACGGAGCCCTGGCCAGCGAGGTTCGTACCAAAAAAGGGGGAGTCCAAGCGGAATTATTGGTTTACACCGGTGGTGCCGATAGCATGATCCCACCGCAACAGGTCGGCGCTTTTGTGGCGGAGATGCAGGAGGCCGAGGCCAAATTTACCCTGGTGAGCTACCCCGGCGTATTGCACGGCTTCACCAATCCTGTTGCAACTGAGCGCGGGCAGAAATTTGGCCTGCCGCTGGCCTATAACCAGGAAGCCGCGCAGGACGCATGGCTGGGCACTCTGGATTTTTATCGGAAAATTTTCCAGTAG
- the soxR gene encoding redox-sensitive transcriptional activator SoxR, giving the protein MSDTSEKKESVCGNKKCRREMTVGEVAERSDVAVSALHFYESKGLISSWRTSGNQRRYSRDVLRRVAIIKVAQSTGIPLAEIREALSNLPDGRTPTAKDWAKLSAGWREELDQRIRQLTQLRDRLEGCIGCGCLSMVSCPLRNPGDQAAELGAGARYLDIGK; this is encoded by the coding sequence ATGTCTGATACCAGTGAAAAGAAAGAGTCGGTTTGTGGAAACAAGAAATGCCGTCGTGAGATGACCGTAGGTGAGGTTGCAGAGCGTAGTGATGTGGCGGTGAGTGCGCTGCATTTTTATGAAAGTAAAGGGCTGATCAGCAGCTGGCGCACCAGCGGCAATCAGCGGCGTTACTCGCGGGACGTATTGCGACGTGTGGCCATTATCAAGGTGGCACAGAGCACTGGTATTCCCCTCGCCGAAATTCGTGAGGCCCTGTCTAATCTTCCTGATGGGCGTACACCCACCGCGAAGGATTGGGCCAAGCTTTCCGCCGGCTGGCGTGAGGAATTGGACCAACGCATTCGCCAGCTTACCCAGCTGCGCGACCGTTTGGAAGGCTGTATCGGCTGCGGCTGTCTTTCCATGGTGAGCTGCCCGCTCCGCAATCCAGGGGACCAAGCTGCAGAGTTGGGGGCTGGGGCGCGCTATCTGGATATTGGCAAGTAG
- a CDS encoding MFS transporter, translating to MILNSAAPTREVAESAIPVPMRFTLLCLAALTIMSGATIAPSLPALEAHFAQHEDIALLSRLILSLPALMIALFAPIAGFISDRYGRRKLLLLAVTVYALAGISALLQESLVGLLASRILLGIAVAGTMTSVTALVGDYFSPIQRQTYMSQQGAFISLGGVVFLLTGGLLADLHWRAPFAIYAVALLLIPAVLRFLPEPKRNSIEPLPNNVTNGNPDWPAFALLLGAALLNSLIFFLIPTQLPFLLKEIGADTPSLAGIAIAASNLMGALASLVFYPLARNYLGKSGVFVLGFTVMACGMGLIAEADSFNAIIMATAIYGCGMGTLIPHIFATGLESATPNIRGRISGALAASVFIGQFISPFISQPWIERFGLASGFSAASTTLLLLASLALLLHWLKPKPSAKMFLQ from the coding sequence GTGATACTTAACAGCGCAGCACCAACCCGCGAAGTGGCGGAATCAGCTATACCGGTGCCGATGCGATTCACATTACTGTGCCTAGCGGCGCTCACAATTATGTCTGGTGCCACCATAGCGCCATCCTTACCGGCGCTGGAGGCACATTTTGCCCAGCATGAAGATATTGCCCTGCTCAGTCGCCTGATTTTGAGCCTACCGGCATTAATGATCGCTCTATTTGCACCTATCGCCGGGTTTATATCCGACCGTTATGGTCGCAGGAAATTGCTGTTACTGGCGGTAACTGTTTACGCCCTGGCCGGCATCTCTGCACTGTTACAGGAAAGCTTGGTGGGACTTTTGGCCAGTCGCATCCTTCTGGGAATTGCAGTGGCGGGCACAATGACTTCAGTCACCGCCCTGGTAGGTGACTATTTCAGCCCCATTCAAAGGCAAACCTATATGAGTCAGCAGGGCGCCTTTATCAGCCTCGGCGGAGTTGTCTTCCTTTTGACCGGTGGACTCTTGGCAGATTTACATTGGCGCGCGCCCTTTGCTATTTACGCAGTGGCACTACTACTAATCCCTGCCGTGTTGCGTTTTCTGCCAGAACCTAAACGCAATAGTATTGAACCACTCCCCAACAATGTCACGAATGGAAATCCCGATTGGCCAGCATTCGCCTTGTTGCTGGGTGCAGCCTTACTAAACAGTCTTATCTTTTTCCTGATTCCCACACAGCTCCCATTCCTGCTAAAAGAGATTGGAGCAGACACCCCCAGCCTCGCGGGCATTGCCATTGCTGCCAGCAATTTAATGGGTGCCCTGGCTTCACTGGTTTTCTACCCTCTGGCACGTAACTACTTGGGAAAAAGTGGCGTTTTTGTGTTAGGTTTTACTGTTATGGCCTGTGGTATGGGGCTGATCGCCGAGGCAGATTCATTTAATGCAATAATAATGGCCACCGCGATTTACGGCTGCGGTATGGGGACATTGATCCCCCATATTTTCGCCACCGGGCTGGAATCTGCCACTCCCAACATTCGTGGGCGAATATCTGGGGCTCTCGCCGCCAGTGTTTTTATCGGACAATTTATCTCACCATTTATCAGCCAGCCCTGGATAGAACGTTTTGGCCTCGCCAGTGGTTTTTCCGCAGCCAGCACTACGCTGCTACTTTTAGCCTCTCTGGCACTGCTCCTGCATTGGTTAAAACCGAAGCCCTCCGCAAAAATGTTTTTGCAGTAG